One window from the genome of Solea solea chromosome 2, fSolSol10.1, whole genome shotgun sequence encodes:
- the uchl3 gene encoding ubiquitin carboxyl-terminal hydrolase isozyme L3 isoform X1, whose translation MCLLDIMLALCLCMHPHLLSTLVQFVSCLGMKSSWQFGDVYGLEPELLSLVPRPVCALLLLFPVTEKYEAFKQEEEEKLKAQGQEISPDAYFMKQTIGNACGTIGLIHAVANNQAHLEFEPDSSLKKFIEQTSKMTPEEKAVFLEKDETIRVTHESSAQEGQTEAPSLDEKVNLHFVAFVNIGGQLYELDGRKPFPIIHKKTSEDTFLEDAVDVCKIFMARDPQEVHFTIIALSKNSD comes from the exons ATGTGTCTTTTAGATATTATGTTAGCTTTATGCCTTTGTATGCATCCACATTTACTCTCCACTCTTGTGCAGTTTGTTAGTTGTTTGGGAATGAAATCATCCTGGCAGTTTGGAGATGTGTATGGACTGGAGCCTGAGCTTCTCAGCTTGGTGCCGAGACCTGTGTGTGCACTGCTGCTCCTCTTCCCAGTGACAGAGAAG TATGAAGCATTcaagcaagaggaggaggagaagctcaAGGCTCAGGGACAGGAGATTTCACCTGATGCCTACTTCATGAAGCAAACGATTGGAAATGCCTGCGGAACAATTGGGTTAATTCATGCAGTGGCAAACAACCAGGCACATCTGGAATTCG AGCCGGATTCTTCCCTGAAGAAGTTTATTGAACAAACCTCGAAAATGACCCCAGAGGAAAAGGCCGTCTTCCTGGAAAAAGATGAG ACTATACGTGTTACACATGAATCAAGTGCACAAGAGGGACAGACTGAG GCTCCGAGCTTGGATGAGAAAGTGAATCTACACTTTGTAGCTTTTGTGAATATTGGTGGACAGTTATATGAACTTG ATGGCCGGAAGCCTTTCCCTATTATCCACAAGAAAACTTCAGAGGATACTTTCCTTGAG GATGCTGTAGATGTGTGTAAGATCTTCATGGCTCGGGACCCACAGGAGGTTCATTTCACCATCATTGCCCTTTCCAAAAATTCAGACTGA
- the commd6 gene encoding COMM domain-containing protein 6, with amino-acid sequence MPAAEEDSHGTITVVDNICRISPDLLAEACQPILIYLQGQTRGVDSAELSDTFQRAGVRLDHEALHSMIRFLLLTFRSAGKNNLSGDDLVSRLEEGSKNWSKASLQVVHRLWSAQGALVRAQQEVHAMLSIGQLVDMQWKLGMAVSSDTCRSLNSPYVCLLLKIVEPSGHICQKSFEMTIPQFQNLHKQFKEMAAVMDTV; translated from the exons ATGCCAGCAGCAGAAGAGGATTCACATG GCACCATCACAGTTGTGGACAACATTTGTAGGATTTCTCCTGATCTGTTAGCTGAAGCA TGTCAGCCTATTCTGATTTATCTTCAGGGGCAGACTAGAGGAGTTGATTCAGCGGAATTGTCTGAT ACATTTCAGAGAGCTGGAGTCAGACTTGACCATGAAGCTCTGCATAGTATGATCAGATTTCTGCTGTTGACATTCAG GTCAGCTGGGAAAAACAACCTCTCTGGGGATGACCTTGTGTCCAGGCTTGAAGAAGGAAGTAAAAACTGGTCCAAAGCTTCCCTTCAGGTGGTACACAGGTTGTGGAGTGCACAAGGCGCATTGGTACGTGCTCAGCAGGAGGTTCACGCCATGCTCAGCATTGGCCAG TTAGTGGACATGCAGTGGAAGCTTGGTATGGCAGTGAGCTCAGACACCTGCCGATCACTCAACTCCCCATATGTGTGTCTTCTGCTGAAGATCGTTGAGCCCTCGGGTCATATTTGTCAGAAGTCTTTTGAGATGACCATTCCACAATTCCAG AATTTACACAAGCAGTTCAAGGAGATGGCAGCTGTTATGGACACTGTATGA
- the uchl3 gene encoding ubiquitin carboxyl-terminal hydrolase isozyme L3 isoform X2 has protein sequence MAPPRWLPLESNPEVMTKFVSCLGMKSSWQFGDVYGLEPELLSLVPRPVCALLLLFPVTEKYEAFKQEEEEKLKAQGQEISPDAYFMKQTIGNACGTIGLIHAVANNQAHLEFEPDSSLKKFIEQTSKMTPEEKAVFLEKDETIRVTHESSAQEGQTEAPSLDEKVNLHFVAFVNIGGQLYELDGRKPFPIIHKKTSEDTFLEDAVDVCKIFMARDPQEVHFTIIALSKNSD, from the exons ATGGCCCCTCCACGATGGCTGCCTCTGGAGTCTAATCCAGAA GTAATGACAAAG TTTGTTAGTTGTTTGGGAATGAAATCATCCTGGCAGTTTGGAGATGTGTATGGACTGGAGCCTGAGCTTCTCAGCTTGGTGCCGAGACCTGTGTGTGCACTGCTGCTCCTCTTCCCAGTGACAGAGAAG TATGAAGCATTcaagcaagaggaggaggagaagctcaAGGCTCAGGGACAGGAGATTTCACCTGATGCCTACTTCATGAAGCAAACGATTGGAAATGCCTGCGGAACAATTGGGTTAATTCATGCAGTGGCAAACAACCAGGCACATCTGGAATTCG AGCCGGATTCTTCCCTGAAGAAGTTTATTGAACAAACCTCGAAAATGACCCCAGAGGAAAAGGCCGTCTTCCTGGAAAAAGATGAG ACTATACGTGTTACACATGAATCAAGTGCACAAGAGGGACAGACTGAG GCTCCGAGCTTGGATGAGAAAGTGAATCTACACTTTGTAGCTTTTGTGAATATTGGTGGACAGTTATATGAACTTG ATGGCCGGAAGCCTTTCCCTATTATCCACAAGAAAACTTCAGAGGATACTTTCCTTGAG GATGCTGTAGATGTGTGTAAGATCTTCATGGCTCGGGACCCACAGGAGGTTCATTTCACCATCATTGCCCTTTCCAAAAATTCAGACTGA